The Hordeum vulgare subsp. vulgare chromosome 7H, MorexV3_pseudomolecules_assembly, whole genome shotgun sequence DNA window CACGCCGTAACCACCGAGGGGTGGCGGCGCGAGCAGGGCTCCGTAGGGCTGGTAGGGGGCGGCGAGGAGCGCCTCGTGACCCGCGGGACGAGGGCCAAGGAGGCCCGGAGCAGGAGGCCGCGGGACGGGCATGTGGTAGGCGTGGATGACGCCCGTCCACGGGTTCTCCCCGGCGGTCCACGGAGGAGGCGGTAGCTGGAAGTGTGGCGCTCCACCTGTACCCGGCGCCTGTTGCTGCGACGGCTGCTCCTGGAGGCGGCCCCCACCTCCCCGCCGGTTGAGGCGGCCCCCGCCACCTTGCGGCTGCTGGGGAGGCGCGAGCGGAGCGGGCGGCAGCGGGTAGTAGCCGACGGGTGCGGGCGGCGCAGACTGTCGGGGGGCGACCGGAGGGGGAGGGCCGCTGCGGGTGGTGCCGGCGGCGAGAGCGGTGTGCAGAACCTGCTGCTTCAGCTTCGTCATCCGGCGCTCCTCAAGCTTGAGGTATGCGATGACGCGCTGGAAAGTGGGTTGCGGCATCAAGGTGAGGTTGGATGTTCCGTTGTCGAAGTCCTCATTAAGACCGGCGGTGAGGGTGCTCAGCATGAGGCCGTCAGAGACCTTGGTGCCGATGTCGCGAAGCTCGTCGGCGAGCATCTTGAGCCTCATGCAGTAGTCTTCGACGGTGGCGTTGTCCTCGTGACAGCCGAAAGACTCCTGCTGCAAGAAAACAAGGCGCTGGAGTTTGTTGTCGGTGAAGAGCGCATTGATCTTGGCCCACACGGTGCAGGCAGCGTCGTCCTCGGCGACAACCGTGTGGAAGATGTCCTTCGAGACTGTATGGTAGAACCAACGGATGACCGTGGCCTCAATGGCGGACCACTCCGGGTCGCCGCGCATATACGCGGTGTCCACAGAACCGTCGATGTGCTCAGTGAGGTAGTACTCGCGGAAGACAAGGTTGAAGTAGGTCTTCCACGCGTAATAGGACGTGTTGGAGCTGTCGAGACGGATGGGGACCAGGGCTTCAATGTTGAGGTCACggatggcggcggcggagggttcgGGACCAGCAAACGGGTTGGAGGAGTGGGTGGTGGAGGAACCGGTGGAGTGGGGTGACGACATGGCGGCGGTGTGTGGGGAAGCGGCTAGGGTTTAGGGTTGGAGAGGAAGTCGGGGGAGTAGCGAGGCGCTGCTGCAGCGGGGAACCGGTGCGGCGCGAGCGTGGCGTGCGATCGGGcaggcgggcgggcgggcggggcGCGAGCGTGGCGCGCGATCGGGCAGGCGGGCGGGAGGGTGCGGCTCTAGCGAGGCGCGCGATCGGGCAGGCGGGCAGGCGGGCGGGCGGTCGTGACTGCAGAGAAGGCGCGTGCGTGAGGGAGGGCGGAAGCgatacggcggcggcggcgcggggaaggaggaggaggggctcggcggcggcggtgattAGATGAGGAGgtggggcgcggcggcggcggcggcgcggggaggcgcgACGACAGCGGCGGTGGCGGCTACCCTAGGGTTGGAACGAAAGAACTGATATCATCTAGAGAGATGAATTGTAATGCGATGATTTCATTAGGGGTGTTGGTGCACGTATATATAATACATTGGAAGGCCTCTACCTCAACTATACAAGACTATGAGGTGGGCCACAACTATAATACACGTGCAACACAAATACATATTCAACAACTAAGATGCACTCGGCCAGAAATCAAGATCATCAACAAAATTGGTAGAATTATGTGGAAATGAACCCTTAAGGCTCTCGGTGGATACTAGGCCAAGGCAGGTCACAGTGAGCTTTGACTTTTGAGCCGACCGACTTAGCTTAGAAGATTTCAGATCTCAAGCATGAGCACCTGGGGAAGCATATTCATATCAGGATTTGACTTGTGAGACTTTGATTTAGTCTCGTGCATTTGTTAGTACtagtagtatatatatatagtatacTACTGTCCGATCACACGCACAAGCTACTGTCTGCCCGATCACACGCACAAGCTACTGTCTGTTTCCTCCACCGCCTCTTCAGTTCATCCATGGGTTGTTTCCCTCTAACTGCCCACGCAAGTCTCCAGCTGCAGTAGCATATTACGTATTGAAGTATGTCCTGGCCCCCAAGGCACCGGCGCCGACTGGAGTGGAGAATCTTATTATTGCCGATTTTCTTATGAGTTGCCGACTTGATCTGTTGTATACCTGTAGTCGAGGACTATCTGGTTAAATCTTGTTTGTTACTTGTCGTTGTTCATAAGAAAGATGAACTGCTTACGTTGCTGGTCCGGCAATCTGGGTCAACGCTCGCCATTAACCCAGCTTGCTGGCTAACCATAGTATATAGGGATTGCTGGCTAACcatatatactcccttcgtttcataatataagtctttttagagattacactaaaggactacatacggatgtatatagacatattttagaggataaagtcattcattttgctctgtatgtagtcccttaatgaaatcgcttaaaagacttatatttaggaacggagcgaGTAGTATATAAGGATGCCCTTGAGGCCCTCGAGCACAGCCGCCAGCAGTAGCAGCTTACGTACGTAGTCTTTCCATCGATTACCTTGAGAGCTGTTGGCCGTAGCAATGGCGGTGCGTGCTGGTGTGCTCTGGGTGGGCATTCTCTGCTTGCTGGCCATCTTGGCGTCGGCGCAATACCCGTCCTCCCCAAGCTCCCCGGGCTCCTACCCGTCTCCGGGCTCCCCGGACGGCAACGAGGGGGAGGGGGATGCCGTCCCCCCAAGGAACGTCACGTGCAAGGACACCGACGGGAAGCGGCCGGGGTGCACGAGCACCTGCCCCGACCGCTGCCCCCAGCAATGCATCGTCCTCTGCCCCGACTGCAAAACATTCTGCCGTAAGTATTCTTTTAGTTTTACTGATTTGTTTTTGGGCTTGTGATGAAATACTCCGTATAACACAACGCTCAAAATAGACGACGAGGTAAGGCCAGCGAAGCCCGTGCCACCACCGGCTATGTTCGTGTTCGGAGACGGGGCTTTGGACGTGGGCAACAACGCATACTTGCCCAAGACTGAAACGGAGGAGGGGTACCCCCCTCAGGTCTCCAAATCCAGCAGCGGCAGGTTCAGCAACGGGGCCAACTTGGCTGACACCGTCGGTACGAGCGTGACAAACGCCTCATCCTATGCAATGCATAGTCTCTACTCACCAATCGTCCATGCTTAATTTTTGGTTGGTTTCATGGTCTCCAGCGACATCTATGGGCTTCCAGCAGAGCCCTCCGGCTTACATGTCGCTCAAGGGTGGGCTCAACATGTGGGGAGCCAACTACGCCTCAGCGGGTGCCGGTATTAAAATCTCCACTGTAAGGCATTGCCCTTAATTTGCGCTCGAGTGAAATAACTAAGATTTGAAATAGTGTGTTGCTAGATCTGACTATCTGATCGAGTCGACATATTTCTCAATCAGTTGACATTATCCTaggatttgttttcttttttaaatCTTCAAAATGAGAAAAGATCCACACAATGACAACATGGATTAGATGGTTTAGTAGTTGACTCAAATGGCAACCCTGTTTGAAATAAGACATGAAATGGGGGATTCATGCATGCACGCAGAACGGAGAGTGGTCTATCTCGTTGCCGAAGCAGCTGGAGAAATTTAAGGTGACCAGAGCCCAGATGGAGGACAAGCTGGGCGGCGACGCAAAGATGCGTGAGCTCCTTTCGAAGTCCGTCTTCCTCATTAGCATCGGTGGCCAGGACCTGGATCCAAGATGGAACGTCGAGTCCGGATATCCACGGGCGCAGACCGAGCTCCAGTAGCTCACGGCCCTGTACGGGGAG harbors:
- the LOC123412086 gene encoding GDSL esterase/lipase At1g29670-like translates to MAVRAGVLWVGILCLLAILASAQYPSSPSSPGSYPSPGSPDGNEGEGDAVPPRNVTCKDTDGKRPGCTSTCPDRCPQQCIVLCPDCKTFCHDEVRPAKPVPPPAMFVFGDGALDVGNNAYLPKTETEEGYPPQVSKSSSGRFSNGANLADTVATSMGFQQSPPAYMSLKGGLNMWGANYASAGAGIKISTNGEWSISLPKQLEKFKVTRAQMEDKLGGDAKMRELLSKSVFLISIGGQDLDPRWNVESGYPRAQTELQ